In a genomic window of Thiosocius teredinicola:
- the atpE gene encoding F0F1 ATP synthase subunit C, producing the protein MEMAQALLVIAAALMLGLGAVGAAIGIGVLGGRFLEGAARQPELIPMLRTQFFIVMGLTDAVPMIAVGLGMYVLFAL; encoded by the coding sequence ATGGAAATGGCACAAGCTCTGCTGGTCATCGCTGCGGCGCTCATGTTGGGCCTGGGCGCGGTCGGTGCCGCCATCGGTATCGGCGTCCTCGGTGGTCGCTTCTTGGAAGGTGCTGCTCGTCAGCCGGAACTCATCCCCATGCTGCGTACCCAGTTCTTCATCGTTATGGGTCTGACCGACGCCGTGCCGATGATCGCTGTGGGTCTTGGCATGTACGTACTGTTCGCCCTTTAA